In one window of Nitrospira sp. DNA:
- a CDS encoding nicotinate phosphoribosyltransferase, with the protein MNPSTSALMTDLYQLTMAQAYHDQHMQETAVFEFFVRKLPPHRNFLVAAGLEQVLDFLSELQVTPEELSWLKQTGRFSAGLLRYLETLRFTGDVEAMPEGTVFFPQEPVLRIVAPLPQAQLIETRVMNLLNFQTMIASKAARSVLISEGKPLIDFGLRRAHGAEAGLFAARASYLAGFSGTATVLAGMAFDIPLYGTMAHSFVQAHRDETLAFEHFAHAQPDNVVLLIDTYDTEAAAHKVVALAPVLTSKGITVKGVRLDSGDLANHARKVRRILDEGGLPHAQILASGNLDEYRVKALIGTRAPIDGFAVGTAMTTSADAPSLDCAYKLQEYASRPCRKRSEGKATWPGRKQVYRHCRHDGGWEYDLVTTLEDKAEGVPLLQPVMTAGRRLAPAPALAGIRQRVAAQLAQLPAPLTTLEEAPSYEVRISPQLQELAGTVDRSL; encoded by the coding sequence ATGAACCCCTCAACCAGCGCACTGATGACCGATCTGTACCAGCTCACCATGGCGCAGGCCTACCATGACCAGCACATGCAGGAGACGGCGGTGTTCGAGTTCTTCGTCCGCAAACTGCCTCCCCACCGGAACTTCCTGGTCGCCGCCGGTCTCGAGCAGGTTCTGGACTTTCTCTCGGAATTGCAGGTCACGCCGGAAGAACTCTCCTGGCTGAAACAGACGGGACGGTTCAGCGCGGGCCTCCTGCGCTACCTGGAAACGCTGCGCTTCACCGGCGATGTGGAGGCCATGCCGGAAGGAACGGTCTTCTTCCCGCAGGAGCCGGTTCTCCGGATCGTCGCGCCGCTGCCGCAGGCACAGCTCATCGAGACCCGCGTCATGAATCTTCTGAACTTCCAAACCATGATCGCCTCGAAAGCCGCACGGTCAGTGCTGATCTCGGAGGGAAAACCGCTCATCGACTTTGGCCTGCGGCGGGCGCATGGCGCCGAAGCCGGCCTGTTCGCGGCACGGGCCAGCTATCTGGCCGGCTTCTCCGGCACCGCGACCGTCCTGGCGGGCATGGCCTTTGACATCCCCCTCTACGGCACCATGGCCCATTCCTTCGTACAGGCGCACCGGGATGAAACGCTCGCCTTCGAGCACTTTGCTCACGCCCAGCCGGACAATGTCGTCCTCCTCATCGACACCTATGACACGGAAGCCGCCGCGCACAAAGTCGTGGCATTGGCGCCCGTACTCACATCCAAGGGCATCACAGTGAAAGGCGTCCGATTAGACAGCGGAGACCTGGCCAACCATGCCAGGAAGGTTCGCCGCATTCTTGACGAGGGAGGCTTGCCTCACGCACAGATCCTCGCCAGCGGCAATCTCGACGAATATCGCGTGAAAGCATTGATCGGCACCCGTGCGCCGATCGACGGCTTTGCCGTCGGGACGGCCATGACCACCTCCGCCGACGCCCCTTCACTGGACTGCGCCTACAAACTCCAGGAATATGCCAGCCGCCCCTGCCGCAAACGCTCGGAAGGCAAAGCCACCTGGCCGGGCCGCAAGCAGGTCTACCGCCACTGCCGTCACGATGGCGGATGGGAATACGATCTAGTCACCACACTGGAGGACAAGGCCGAAGGCGTCCCGCTGCTTCAGCCTGTGATGACAGCAGGCCGCCGCCTCGCGCCCGCGCCCGCATTGGCCGGCATCCGCCAACGGGTGGCGGCACAACTCGCGCAACTCCCCGCTCCGCTCACAACTCTGGAGGAGGCCCCGTCCTACGAGGTGCGGATCTCGCCGCAGTTACAGGAACTTGCCGGAACCGTGGACCGTTCTCTCTAA
- a CDS encoding pentapeptide repeat-containing protein codes for MTQASSRAAILQTLLILGLTIGSGGITHAGQTHPAATHAGPCSSPYKHKPVPAKTLRALLGSHGQWLEQRNNQDYHRADLCQAGLHQAALTGADLERAQLEGANLRQAKLSQSNLSQASLAGADLTGAILEDGNLSGADLRHARLSGATLLRAIGDEAALYDATLAGARMAESTFERAHFEGADLSSADLTDANFVDSYFYGATLQRATLVGTDLMGADLRRTILTNANMTQANLQGALLDSARLDQARLIEADLESAYLDEANLREANLREAILRGADMRYTNLQKASVQQADLEGANMEGARLVNTNLQSAKLRMAILYHAHLDGADFRDAHLYRAVLIGARGSRPNFSQADLSEVYAPKASLRQAQFSDANLESANFVAANLSGSNFTRANLAHANLQDASLQDAALAGADLTGARLEAADLYRANLRGATLTSVTGLTQAQLDRACVDEQTLLPQELSRPAPCTTLKKESTR; via the coding sequence ATGACGCAAGCCAGTTCACGTGCGGCTATCCTCCAGACCCTGCTGATTCTCGGGCTGACCATCGGCTCCGGCGGCATTACTCACGCCGGACAAACCCATCCGGCCGCCACCCATGCGGGACCTTGCAGCAGTCCATATAAGCACAAACCCGTTCCGGCCAAGACCTTGCGCGCGCTCCTCGGATCACATGGGCAATGGCTGGAGCAACGAAACAACCAAGACTATCACCGCGCCGACCTCTGCCAAGCCGGCCTGCACCAGGCGGCATTGACCGGGGCCGATCTGGAGCGAGCCCAGCTCGAAGGGGCGAATCTCCGGCAAGCCAAACTCTCTCAGAGCAACCTGAGCCAGGCCAGTCTGGCCGGAGCCGATCTGACCGGCGCCATTTTGGAAGACGGCAATCTCTCCGGGGCCGACCTCCGGCATGCCCGGTTGTCCGGAGCAACCCTGCTCCGTGCAATCGGCGACGAAGCCGCGCTCTACGACGCCACCTTGGCCGGCGCCCGCATGGCAGAGTCCACGTTCGAGCGCGCCCATTTCGAAGGCGCCGACCTCTCCTCCGCCGATCTAACCGACGCCAACTTCGTGGACAGTTATTTCTATGGCGCCACCCTGCAGCGCGCGACCCTCGTGGGAACCGATCTGATGGGAGCCGATCTGCGCCGCACCATCCTCACCAACGCCAACATGACCCAGGCCAATCTCCAAGGCGCCTTGCTCGACAGTGCGCGGCTCGACCAGGCTCGCCTGATCGAAGCCGACCTGGAAAGCGCCTACCTGGATGAAGCGAATTTGCGCGAGGCGAATCTGCGAGAAGCCATCCTGCGCGGAGCGGATATGCGCTACACCAACCTACAGAAAGCGAGTGTGCAGCAAGCCGATTTGGAAGGGGCCAACATGGAAGGGGCACGGCTGGTCAACACCAATCTACAGTCGGCCAAGCTCCGGATGGCCATTCTCTATCACGCCCACCTCGATGGAGCCGACTTCCGTGACGCGCACTTGTACCGGGCGGTCTTGATCGGAGCACGGGGATCACGCCCCAACTTCTCGCAAGCCGATCTCTCTGAAGTCTATGCGCCGAAAGCGTCCCTCCGGCAGGCGCAATTCAGCGACGCCAATCTGGAATCGGCCAATTTCGTCGCCGCGAATCTGAGCGGCTCGAATTTCACCCGCGCCAATCTGGCGCACGCCAATCTCCAGGACGCCAGCCTCCAGGATGCGGCGCTGGCCGGAGCCGATCTAACCGGCGCCAGGCTGGAGGCCGCAGACCTGTATCGCGCAAACTTGCGGGGCGCAACACTGACCTCCGTGACCGGACTGACACAGGCCCAACTCGACCGCGCCTGTGTCGATGAACAGACCCTCTTGCCGCAGGAATTGAGCCGTCCGGCTCCCTGCACCACTCTTAAGAAAGAAAGCACGCGATGA
- a CDS encoding dienelactone hydrolase family protein, with protein MTAPHEHAVRILRGRVSLEGVLGLPDHPHGVVVFAHGSGSGRFSPRNNFVARHLQRHGLATLLLDLLTPDEADDRSKVFDIDLLADRLLLAKAWLAEEARTKDLGIGYFGASTGAGAALQAAARDPSNIHAVVSRGGRPDLAEPYLAAVTAPTLLIVGGWDEPVIEMNQSAYELLTCEKKLIIVSGATHLFEEPGTLEQVAEHAEKWFGRYLPREGATAR; from the coding sequence ATGACCGCTCCACACGAACATGCCGTACGGATCCTGCGAGGCCGGGTCTCTCTTGAGGGAGTACTCGGGCTTCCAGACCATCCGCACGGCGTGGTCGTGTTTGCGCACGGGAGCGGCAGCGGCCGGTTCAGCCCGCGCAACAACTTCGTCGCCCGCCATCTCCAGCGGCACGGCCTCGCCACCCTGCTGCTCGACTTACTGACGCCGGACGAAGCGGACGATCGGAGCAAAGTCTTCGATATCGATCTGCTGGCCGACCGGTTGTTGCTGGCCAAAGCCTGGCTGGCAGAAGAGGCTCGCACGAAGGACCTGGGGATCGGCTACTTCGGGGCCAGCACCGGAGCCGGCGCGGCGCTGCAAGCCGCGGCGAGAGATCCCTCGAACATCCACGCCGTGGTCTCCCGAGGCGGACGGCCCGACTTGGCCGAACCCTATCTCGCAGCAGTCACCGCGCCGACGCTCCTCATTGTCGGCGGTTGGGACGAACCGGTGATTGAGATGAACCAATCCGCCTACGAACTGCTCACCTGCGAAAAGAAGCTCATCATCGTCTCCGGCGCGACGCACCTCTTCGAAGAGCCCGGCACGCTGGAGCAAGTGGCGGAACATGCGGAGAAATGGTTTGGGCGGTATCTTCCACGAGAAGGGGCAACGGCGAGATAG
- a CDS encoding adenylyl-sulfate kinase, producing the protein MTRHQPFAIWLTGLPASGKSSIVRELRPRLEALGLSVEVLESDDVRRVLTPTATYSEAERDLFYRAMAFMGAKLVAHGVTVIFDATATRRAYRDFGRSMIQRFVEVAVVCPLETCMQRDYKGTYQRGQRGESLTVPGLQEPYEVPLHPDLTIDTTKVPANEAAEMILKMVQGKFLSR; encoded by the coding sequence ATGACACGACATCAGCCGTTTGCCATCTGGCTCACCGGCCTGCCCGCGTCGGGCAAGAGCAGCATCGTGCGTGAATTGCGGCCGAGGCTGGAAGCGCTCGGATTATCGGTGGAGGTGTTGGAGTCGGATGACGTGCGGCGCGTGCTGACGCCGACGGCCACCTATTCGGAAGCGGAGCGGGATCTCTTCTATCGCGCCATGGCCTTCATGGGGGCGAAGCTCGTGGCCCATGGCGTGACGGTCATCTTCGATGCGACGGCCACCAGACGGGCCTATCGCGATTTCGGCCGCAGCATGATCCAGCGGTTTGTCGAGGTGGCCGTCGTCTGTCCGCTCGAAACCTGCATGCAGCGCGACTACAAAGGCACCTACCAGCGCGGGCAGCGCGGAGAATCCCTCACCGTCCCAGGGTTGCAAGAACCCTACGAAGTCCCCCTCCATCCCGACCTCACCATCGATACGACGAAGGTCCCGGCGAATGAAGCCGCGGAGATGATCTTGAAGATGGTGCAGGGGAAGTTTTTGAGTAGGTGA
- a CDS encoding phosphotransferase, translated as MPALKRRSLERYLQTRFGPEVALVSCEVIGKASSKGAQKQYGYGTPVKVTFRVGPRLQSAVLETMKPGPFGHEHMADRAQAMLWDYESYGRLPRHVKALDVGAFTGRHELLSVAGAREFFVLNQWTEGASYHLDLERLAKGRALRKLDRERTVALAQYLAQIHARKKRDADLYRRRLRELLGHGECIMGLTDSYPKRFGFITEDVLRSVEESCNRWRWRLRGKARRLSQVHGDFHPWNVLFQKGVNFAVLDRSRGEWGEPADDVTSMTVNYLFYSLCRWGKMQGPFEVLFRLFWDTYEEASKDEEITACAAPFFAFRGLVLASPVWYPKLPIQVRRTIFTFMDNVLAAPRFDPSKVNEYCAASRQV; from the coding sequence ATGCCGGCGTTGAAGAGACGGTCCCTTGAGCGGTACCTCCAGACCCGTTTCGGCCCTGAGGTCGCGCTGGTGTCCTGCGAGGTGATCGGCAAGGCCAGCTCGAAGGGGGCCCAGAAACAATATGGCTATGGGACGCCAGTTAAGGTCACGTTCCGTGTCGGACCCCGCTTGCAGTCGGCGGTGCTTGAGACGATGAAGCCCGGGCCCTTCGGGCATGAGCACATGGCTGATCGCGCGCAGGCCATGTTGTGGGATTACGAGTCCTATGGCCGGCTTCCCCGCCATGTGAAGGCCCTCGACGTGGGCGCGTTCACCGGCCGGCACGAATTGCTCTCGGTGGCAGGGGCGCGGGAGTTTTTCGTCCTGAACCAATGGACGGAGGGCGCGAGTTATCATCTCGATCTTGAACGGCTTGCCAAGGGCAGGGCGCTGCGCAAGCTGGATCGGGAGCGCACCGTGGCACTTGCGCAGTATCTCGCCCAGATCCATGCGCGCAAGAAGCGGGATGCCGATCTGTATCGCCGCCGTCTCCGTGAGTTGCTCGGTCACGGCGAATGCATCATGGGCTTGACCGACAGTTACCCCAAGCGATTCGGCTTTATCACGGAAGACGTGTTGCGGTCGGTCGAGGAATCCTGCAACCGCTGGCGTTGGCGTCTGCGTGGGAAGGCTCGCCGATTGTCGCAGGTGCATGGCGATTTCCATCCCTGGAACGTGCTCTTTCAAAAGGGCGTGAACTTTGCGGTGCTCGATCGCTCGCGCGGAGAGTGGGGCGAGCCGGCCGACGATGTGACGTCGATGACCGTGAACTATCTCTTTTACTCGCTCTGCCGCTGGGGGAAGATGCAGGGGCCGTTTGAGGTGCTCTTTCGCTTGTTCTGGGATACGTATGAGGAGGCGAGCAAGGACGAAGAGATCACCGCCTGCGCCGCGCCATTTTTCGCGTTTCGCGGCTTGGTGCTGGCCAGCCCCGTCTGGTATCCGAAATTGCCGATCCAGGTTCGCCGTACGATCTTTACATTCATGGACAACGTGCTGGCAGCCCCGCGGTTCGACCCGTCGAAGGTGAATGAGTATTGTGCCGCATCGCGGCAGGTGTGA
- a CDS encoding HPF/RaiA family ribosome-associated protein, with translation MDLKIESRNIEMTPRWKTEIEARMADLQRNHDDLTHGRVTLTKNRHHKKLDNVAEALVLVTLPGRQTLTARKEDKTFEEAIRAAFQAVAIELRKSREKQAHTEIRTEPIPPERGVICKLFLQEGYGFILQDGGGEVYFHEHALQGLTFEQLEDGMEVVFNLEQGKKGPQATVVTLPPPMAAKGQ, from the coding sequence ATGGATCTCAAAATCGAAAGCCGCAATATCGAAATGACCCCGCGATGGAAGACCGAAATCGAAGCCCGCATGGCAGACCTGCAACGCAACCACGACGATCTGACCCATGGGCGCGTCACGCTCACGAAAAACCGCCATCACAAGAAACTCGACAACGTGGCCGAAGCGCTCGTGCTCGTAACCCTTCCAGGCCGCCAGACGTTGACGGCCCGTAAGGAAGACAAGACCTTCGAAGAAGCGATCAGGGCCGCCTTCCAAGCCGTCGCGATCGAACTCCGCAAGTCTCGTGAGAAACAAGCCCACACCGAGATACGCACAGAGCCCATCCCTCCCGAACGCGGGGTGATCTGCAAGCTCTTCCTGCAAGAGGGCTACGGCTTCATCCTCCAAGACGGAGGCGGAGAAGTGTACTTTCATGAGCATGCGCTGCAAGGCCTGACCTTCGAGCAGCTGGAGGACGGGATGGAAGTCGTCTTCAACCTTGAGCAAGGCAAAAAAGGCCCGCAAGCCACCGTCGTCACCCTTCCACCTCCCATGGCAGCCAAAGGCCAATAA
- a CDS encoding ATP-binding protein, which yields MTTDKFKVPVSMLSPLIDPGHFGFEDTGELEPLTEIIGQERAVEALEFGLHMKSPGFNLYVSGPTGTGKGTLVRQMVKRMAQGAPAPSDWCYVNNFQDPSRPSCLALPAGQGASFKREMAAFIDGLRRDIPLAFDSKKYLDAKAKLHDEIESKKKAHFRELTDLSQKQGFVFEETPVGFGIVPLKAGHPMTDEEMEAMTDQEQQELTERRKVLEGEIREFHVRIHALDKEAEHQQRHLDRQVVTNVLEGRYETLRRTYQDLAAAAAYLERVQQDIVHHYKDFLPQEGPHLPLPGLEPRRPDMTRYLVNLIVEHDPMGGAPVIDESHPTYTNLIGKIERRAHLGVMYTDFTEIRAGAVLMANGGYLIVNAMDALRQPFSWDALKRVIKTGEVKIEDPGEFYGFSTAGLRPEPIPVNVKVIMVGPPMVYHLLQAYEEDFGKLFKVKADFDTEVVRSERQDRQYARFIAKICREEGLPHFGADAVAEVIRQGFRFADRHDRLSLRFSLVSDLIREAGYWARKENHSFVTRGDVDAAVTHKRHRSNLAEHWIQDDIKEGTLMVALDGEVVGQVNGLSVHQLGDYAFGRPTRITARTYVGTKGVIDIQREAELAGHIHSKGVMTLAGYLAGKFAGLHPFAMSASLTFEQTYSEIEGDSAAVAELTAILSSLADLPIRQWLAVTGSVNQLGEVQPIGGVNEKIEGFFESCSRRGLTGKQGVIIPARNTKHLAIRRDVVEAVESGHFAVYAVNTVEEALELLTGVPAGERAIDGEYPLDTVFGRAAQRLAEMAQAVAEWGEGEERTGGHIITEP from the coding sequence ATGACCACGGACAAATTCAAAGTGCCGGTATCGATGCTCTCTCCCCTGATCGATCCCGGCCACTTCGGTTTCGAGGACACGGGCGAGTTGGAGCCCCTCACCGAAATCATTGGGCAGGAACGGGCAGTCGAAGCCCTGGAATTCGGCCTGCACATGAAGAGCCCCGGATTCAACCTCTATGTGTCTGGCCCTACAGGCACCGGTAAAGGCACGCTCGTTCGCCAAATGGTGAAACGCATGGCGCAGGGCGCGCCGGCTCCTTCCGACTGGTGCTATGTGAACAATTTCCAAGATCCCTCGCGCCCCTCCTGCCTCGCACTGCCGGCCGGGCAAGGCGCCTCGTTCAAGCGGGAAATGGCCGCATTCATCGACGGACTGCGGCGGGATATTCCGCTGGCGTTTGACAGCAAGAAATACCTCGATGCCAAAGCCAAGCTGCACGACGAGATCGAATCGAAGAAGAAAGCGCACTTTCGCGAATTGACGGACCTGAGCCAGAAACAGGGGTTCGTCTTTGAGGAAACTCCGGTCGGCTTCGGCATTGTCCCGCTCAAAGCGGGCCATCCCATGACGGACGAGGAAATGGAGGCGATGACCGACCAGGAGCAGCAGGAGCTGACGGAGCGGCGCAAGGTGCTCGAAGGCGAAATCCGCGAATTTCACGTCCGCATCCATGCGCTGGATAAAGAGGCCGAGCACCAGCAGCGCCACCTCGACCGCCAGGTCGTGACCAATGTCTTGGAAGGCCGCTACGAAACGTTGCGGCGGACCTACCAGGATCTGGCGGCCGCCGCCGCGTATTTAGAGCGGGTGCAGCAGGACATCGTCCACCACTACAAAGACTTCCTCCCGCAGGAAGGACCGCATCTCCCCCTTCCCGGCTTGGAACCCCGCCGGCCCGACATGACGCGCTATCTCGTCAACCTCATTGTCGAGCACGATCCGATGGGGGGCGCGCCGGTCATCGACGAATCGCATCCGACCTATACCAACTTGATCGGCAAAATCGAACGGCGGGCGCACCTGGGCGTCATGTATACCGACTTTACCGAGATTCGCGCGGGCGCGGTCCTCATGGCGAACGGCGGCTACTTGATCGTGAACGCCATGGATGCGCTCCGCCAGCCGTTCTCCTGGGACGCCTTGAAGCGGGTGATCAAGACCGGTGAAGTCAAGATTGAAGACCCCGGCGAGTTCTATGGCTTCTCGACCGCGGGGCTCAGACCCGAGCCGATCCCCGTCAATGTGAAAGTCATCATGGTCGGCCCTCCGATGGTCTACCACCTGCTCCAGGCCTATGAAGAAGACTTCGGCAAGCTCTTCAAGGTGAAGGCGGATTTCGACACCGAAGTGGTCCGCAGCGAGCGGCAGGACAGGCAATATGCCCGGTTCATCGCCAAGATCTGCCGTGAAGAGGGGCTGCCGCACTTCGGCGCGGATGCCGTCGCGGAAGTCATCCGGCAAGGATTCCGGTTCGCCGACCGGCACGACCGGCTGTCGCTGCGGTTCAGCCTGGTCAGCGATCTCATCCGCGAAGCCGGCTACTGGGCCAGAAAAGAAAACCATTCGTTTGTGACCCGGGGGGACGTCGACGCCGCGGTCACGCACAAACGCCACCGCTCCAATCTGGCTGAGCACTGGATCCAGGATGACATCAAAGAAGGCACCCTGATGGTCGCGCTCGACGGCGAGGTCGTCGGCCAGGTGAACGGACTCTCCGTCCACCAACTCGGCGACTACGCGTTTGGACGGCCCACCCGCATCACGGCCCGCACCTATGTGGGCACCAAAGGCGTCATCGACATTCAGCGGGAAGCCGAATTGGCCGGCCACATCCACAGCAAAGGGGTCATGACCCTGGCCGGCTATCTGGCCGGCAAGTTTGCCGGGCTGCATCCTTTCGCCATGAGCGCCTCGCTTACCTTCGAGCAAACCTACTCTGAGATCGAAGGAGACAGCGCGGCCGTCGCTGAGCTCACGGCGATTCTGTCGAGCCTGGCCGACCTGCCAATCCGCCAATGGCTGGCCGTCACCGGTTCCGTCAATCAATTGGGCGAAGTGCAGCCCATCGGCGGCGTAAACGAAAAGATTGAAGGGTTCTTCGAGTCCTGCTCGCGGCGCGGCCTCACGGGCAAGCAGGGCGTGATCATCCCAGCCCGCAACACGAAGCACCTGGCCATTCGCCGCGATGTGGTGGAGGCGGTGGAGTCCGGGCACTTTGCGGTCTATGCGGTGAATACCGTGGAAGAGGCCCTGGAACTGCTCACCGGCGTCCCGGCCGGCGAACGCGCCATCGACGGGGAATATCCGCTCGATACGGTCTTCGGCCGTGCCGCTCAACGGCTCGCCGAGATGGCGCAGGCGGTTGCCGAATGGGGGGAAGGAGAAGAACGGACCGGCGGGCATATCATCACCGAGCCATGA
- a CDS encoding response regulator, translated as MTETAPRTLLVIDDEAQIRMLFRTALEAVGYHVLTAEHGQHALNLLLHHAVDLILVDVYMPGMDGLELIPRLRASQPASKIIAMSGGTGEWDALDVATDLGADQTLRKPFSPRELLDAISAQLTANKIDGRF; from the coding sequence ATGACTGAGACGGCTCCTCGCACTCTGCTCGTGATCGACGATGAAGCGCAAATTCGGATGCTCTTCCGGACCGCACTGGAAGCCGTTGGGTATCATGTCCTGACGGCCGAGCATGGGCAGCATGCCCTGAATCTCTTGCTGCATCATGCGGTGGATTTGATTCTCGTGGACGTCTATATGCCTGGCATGGACGGCTTGGAATTGATTCCTCGTCTGCGCGCGTCCCAGCCTGCCAGCAAGATCATCGCGATGTCCGGCGGAACAGGCGAGTGGGACGCGCTCGATGTCGCCACGGACCTCGGGGCCGACCAGACGCTCAGAAAACCATTCAGCCCGCGGGAATTGCTCGACGCGATCAGTGCGCAATTGACGGCGAATAAAATAGATGGACGGTTCTAG
- a CDS encoding response regulator, producing MEEGACHTVLVIDDDAHTRALFQATLEEAGYRVLVAGGGLEGVELFQAQAVDLVVVDIFMPEMDGLELIRRLRASHAACKIMAMSGGVGEWDYLEVAKRLGANQTLRKPCSSRELLEAVRGQLIAAQKE from the coding sequence ATGGAAGAGGGGGCCTGTCATACGGTGCTCGTGATCGATGATGACGCGCACACGCGGGCGCTGTTCCAGGCGACCCTCGAAGAGGCTGGGTACCGGGTTTTGGTTGCCGGAGGCGGGCTAGAGGGCGTGGAACTATTCCAGGCTCAGGCGGTGGATCTCGTTGTGGTCGACATCTTTATGCCGGAGATGGATGGGCTGGAGCTGATCCGGCGTCTGCGTGCCTCCCATGCGGCCTGCAAGATCATGGCAATGTCCGGCGGTGTCGGGGAGTGGGATTATCTTGAAGTCGCGAAGCGGCTGGGCGCCAATCAGACGCTCAGGAAACCGTGCTCTTCCCGCGAGTTGCTGGAAGCCGTCCGTGGCCAGTTGATCGCGGCGCAGAAGGAGTGA